In Fulvia fulva chromosome 8, complete sequence, the DNA window aagacgtcgtcctcatttcttgttgccctcggtgatacgacagtacTAGCGCCGTGCGCAGCTGAGTTATCATCACCTggagagaccggtataggagctgaTCGTTGGTTTCTatgctttttgcgtcctctataagttgctgccagttgtcttgggggagcttcgcctgtggagccgtaggcgccggtggtgccgtagcctgggctgccattgcctgggagttgcctaatgcagctaggcacctccgcggcgtttggagctgaagaaacagggtgaagagaacttCAAGCTGTCCAAATTGAATAAGATAGAACTCCCTCAATTCTAGGGGCAGTAGCCTGCTTTGTAGATCGttggaatggccttgataagggctttcgaatgtgtcgtgtgTAGCGATGGCGCCGATGGACGTCACCCGgagtatatactactacgatgcccgtagtaggtgAGCGGTAGGGATACGTTGATCAAATATACTCATATGCTCGTGAGATCGAGATCGATGTCGAGCATCTGACCAGGTCTTCAGCGTTCCAGTAACCCCGTGTAGACAAGACATTGCCAGCTCACGTTCATGGACGTCTTTCGTTCTGCCTTCTCCCGTGAACCTCAGAGTTCTGTGGACCAAAACGCCTGCTCTCTGTCATCTGCACCATTGCTTCCGACGCGCGGCTACCCTTCGTCGTTCGGGGCTTGCCTAGCTTTTGCGGCGGTCTCGTGTATCGAGACACTTAGAGCCTCATCATCTGCAACATGCAGGTCATCTATGCCTGTAAGACAACTCCAAGTCCTCAGCGTGACAATTGCAGGTGTATTCGTTCACGAATAGGTCCTTCTCTTCTCATTTCCAAGTCTTGCCATCATGTACTGCAACGCATGCCCTGGCTTTCGGGTCATACATCCTGCCCTCCACGAACGCAGTCATCGCATCGCAATTGACTTTCTGTAGATTTGCGATCGTGCTTCCGGAGAACCAAGCGACATGGCTGGTGACAATGAGGTTTGGGACTGGGTCCTCACCTTTACTTAGATCCGGAAGCAGTGGAGTTGTGCCAGGTCCGCCAGGCTCGCTGTCCAGCACATCGGTGGCAGCGCCAAAGATGCGATGCTCCTTCAAGGCTTTTGCGAGTTCCGCCTCGTTCACGATACCTCCACGGGCGATGTTGATGAGAAGTACTTCCTTCTTCATCATGCCGAACTCGTGCTCGTCGATCAGATTGATTGTATCTGGTTCTCTGGGGCACACAAGGACAATTGTGGTGCTTCTCGTGAGCAGATCTTCAAAAGTGACACGACCCATCCTGATCTTCACTGCACCTTTTCGTTCTGCAACCAGGACCTCGCGAAAGCCGATCGCTTTTGCCAACGCCGCAATGTTCTGCCCTAGAGCACCGTACCCGACAATCCCGAGTGTTTCCTGCTTGACACCAAGAGGCGGACCTTCAGGCCATACTTTCTTGGTCAAGCTGTAAGTCTTCAGCCACTCGTCAGAAGTCTTGACGTTCTGGTCAATAACGCCGAGTCGCTTTCTGCTGGCAAAGTACAAAGCCATGAAATGTTCGGATACCGCATCAATGTTTGCACCGGGAGAGTTGACAACACTGATTCCTCGCTTTGCACAGTACTCCTTATCGACCCAGCCCATACCTGTTGCTAATACTGCCAGTAGTTGAAGATTCGGGGCATGGTCCATGTCGGATGGCTTGACATCGAGCACATTTGAGATGACGATGGTAGCCGGCTTGATGCGTTCTGCGATCTCATGGCCTTGCGTCCTTTGGTGGATATCGATGGTGTATTCAAAAGGTAGCGGAGCCAAGGGCAGATGGACAGCTTCCAGGAAAACGATATGATGCTTGTCATAGCCGGCAGGCAGGGGCGGAGGAGTTTGCAGGGTCCATGCTGGCTCGCCGTTCGGCTTCATCTCTTGTGTAGCAGCCATAATTAAAGGAAGGGAGTTTCGACCATCACAATACCTTAGTCGGAAGTGATTTCTTGGGGGGCATTACTGATGGCTGTAGGGCGTGCATGTGATGATGAGTGACGGGCCAAGCAAAGAGCGAGGGAAGACCGCGAAGCGGAGAAAGACAGACATAGACTTTACCGTTTGCAGAAAGAAGCAGTGGTCTGACGTGCAGCGAGACGAGGCGGCAAGCCCAGAGCTGCAGCCACGACATCATCCCGCCCAAAGTCTTCACAGTTGTTGTTATTATCCCCACGACCCTACGGCCCTTTTTCGCGGACTCAGCCTCTGCCCATCATATCTTCACACCTGCAGCGCACACGGCACAGTATTATGGACGTACTCACGCCTGCAAACATTGTTACACCAGACCATGTCAAGCACTCAATCTTCCGACAGTCCGGCCACTTCCACAGATCCGGACACGGAATCGTTGGTTGCGAGCACACCAGCAAACTCGGAAGCGTCTAACAGCAGCAACAGCACCAGTGAACCAACAGCAGTAGAGATTGCGATAGCGGCTCATCTGGAGCGGGTCGTGTACGATATCAGAGATGCCATGAACACACGGAACTTTCAGCGGGATGCTCATCCTTGGAATCTGTTCATGGCGGCTTACAAGTGTGAGGCTGTGGCATATATGTCGAAACCTCAGGTCGGCATGACGGAATTTCTGCGGGATCATGAGAGGTTGTCGAGGGACCATCCGCAGATACATTACCACTTTCAAGATGTCAGCACACATGTTGATCCGGACGCCATCAGAGCTGATTGCCTCATCAACGAAGAGACGACAGGCTGGCCGCCGGGAGTCACGAGACGCAGTGTTGGTGTGTGCAAGTTCAAGCTTGTTAGTGGAGTGTGGCGATGCATTGGCTATTACAATAGTAGAGGCATTGATGCTGATTGAGTCATTTTGGGGAAACGTTTCCAGAGGAGAATGGGAGCCGTGGAAGTCGCATATCGCGAGGCTTAAACGCAGCATTGCGAGATGATGGGAGGATGGACTGCACTGGCAGATGCCATTCAATCGAGGTGAATCTTGATATCATCACATCCTTGCAAAGCACGGGCCATCTTACTGCACGACCGTTGGCGGCCCTACATGCGACTTCCCGTGCATCGCGCTTGCCTCGCAACTTCCCACTCAACGTGCGCAAACAGCACCTCATCAAAAACACCGGAACATACAGCTACGACCCACTATCGCCACCATGTCTGAAGCTGCTGCCACCGCAGTCTTCGGCACCGCCGAGCTACTTGAGGCGATACTCCTCAACACCAGCAACAAGACACTGGTCGTCTCACAGCATACCTGCAAGACCTTCAAAGCGAGCGTGGACAGTTCCGCCAAACTCCAGCGCAAGCTCTTCTTGCGTCATGAGGTGGCAGGACCTGGCGAAGCGCGGCCTACACTGATTGAGTACGCCGGCCTCATCAACCCTCTCATGCTCAGAGGTTCGAAACGGTCACCAAGCCTACGAGATCCCCGCGGTCCTAATTTTCAAATCGTTCTGCACAAAGTCGCCATGGGGGGATTGAGGGTTCGACCCGTCGAGTATGCAATGACACTCGCTGTCAAGATCAGTTTCACCACTGGCAAAGTCGAACCAGCGATCGCGGACGGAGGGAGCTGGCGGAGGATGTATATCGGCCGACAAGGAGTCTTGGCGTCGACATTCACAGTCCTGATAGACGGAGAGGAAATAGTATGGTTCACTATCAATCGCAGGGCAAAGAAGCTACAGCAACGAAAGGAGGGCATTACGCTGGGAGAGATCTTTGAGATGGCGCTCGTGCATGCTCAGACGCTAGTGGGCTTCGAGAAGGTCTCCGGCCAAGACGGGGTTGAGCGATGGACGGCTGTCTCGAGGAAGAGTGCGTGGCCGAGGCAACTGGAGGAGGATACGCGTGAAGCTTGTCTCATGTAATGGGAGGGCAGTTTCCGAAGCCTAGGTTCTGAGAGCACTATGAGCACGCGAACGCCAGGCGACATGGAAGCAATCGGGCATGAGCATAACTCGAACGTAGCGAGGAGAGCACGACTCCCCTAGTGAGTACCTGAAAGGACACAGTATTACTATTGCATATAGCGTGCGGAGCGTCGCCAACCACATCAAAGGGAACCGCGGAACACCCAACATATAATGCTACCAAATCAGGAACAGAAGCCGAAGGGTCTTGGGGTCCCGATGATTCAGTTCAACTAAAGCATGAAGCATGGCTTGGGATTTCGTGAGGAGACTATGCGTAGCAGGAGCACTTTCACATGCTACAAAATACCACAGATGACCTTCATGAAAACCTACACACAAAGCATCATCACTCACGCCTCAACTTCCTTCTCGTATCACCTTTAAGCCGGCACATCCTTCTGCGCATACGCCTTAATCGGCGGCTCCGTCGCACTCTTGGGCAAAAACGCAATAATCGCCGCCGCCGCAATGGGAATCTTCGCCTCCGTCGCCAAAACATCCGGCAAACTCAACCCGGGCGCCGCAAACTGCGAGCACGCCAACTTGGCATCCACCCTACTCAACTGCCCCGGGCCCGGGTTCTGAATCGCATCCACAGCCAACGCATACGCCAACGCATTATACAGCACGCCCTCATGCGTATCATAAACCGTCCCCCCGGGCAAGAGCGCAGTACATACACTCTCCAACTCGGTATTCGAAACTCCCACGTCGCGAGCGCCGTTTAGCGCGCCGGAGGCGTTGGGGTCTTGTTGGGGTTGGACGATTTCGACGAAGATGCTGTAGACGTTTGTGGAGGGGACGTAGGCGGAGTCGCCGCCGTTGTTGCGCAGGGTGCGGATGAAGGTGTTGACCTTGAATCGTTTATTAGTTGAACGTATGATGTGGGTGGTGGGTGCTTACCTTGGTGTACCTCCCACCGCGCTGTCTGTTCAAGCCGCTGATGTAGTTGACAGCATAGGCGATGTACTCAGCAGCCACCTGAATATCTGCCAAATTCATACCGGTCAAGTTGAGATACACAGGATCAGCAATGTTGTTCTGCTTGAACAGCTTGCCATAGTTAGGACCGAAGTTGGTGCCCGCCAACACACCAGTACCCGGCAAGAATATGACCGGTAGCTCCTTGCCGTAGGTGTACTCCGGTGGGATGTAGATGATCTGGCGGAGCTGTTGCTCGCTAATATCGTATGGAGCATCGCCGGGGATGTTGTAGATCCCTGGGACGATGTTGTTGAAGATGGCCTGGCCGACGGAGACAGCCGCTGAGAGGGACCGCGCGTCTGCGCTGAAGCTGCCGAATGCCTGTTCGAGCTGGTTCTGGTTGTTGATTGGCGAGGAAGCAGCAGCACGTTCGAGAACTGCTGCTGGCGTAATTGCTTCACGCTCCACC includes these proteins:
- a CDS encoding Glycerate dehydrogenase — protein: MAATQEMKPNGEPAWTLQTPPPLPAGYDKHHIVFLEAVHLPLAPLPFEYTIDIHQRTQGHEIAERIKPATIVISNVLDVKPSDMDHAPNLQLLAVLATGMGWVDKEYCAKRGISVVNSPGANIDAVSEHFMALYFASRKRLGVIDQNVKTSDEWLKTYSLTKKVWPEGPPLGVKQETLGIVGYGALGQNIAALAKAIGFREVLVAERKGAVKIRMGRVTFEDLLTRSTTIVLVCPREPDTINLIDEHEFGMMKKEVLLINIARGGIVNEAELAKALKEHRIFGAATDVLDSEPGGPGTTPLLPDLSKGEDPVPNLIVTSHVAWFSGSTIANLQKVNCDAMTAFVEGRMYDPKARACVAVHDGKTWK